A window of Streptomyces armeniacus contains these coding sequences:
- a CDS encoding BCCT family transporter: MVPDSVSQHSPLAPQTDKVVFGVTAALTLAFIIWGAVATDSLEDASTSMLDSVMKNAGWAFVLAASGFVVFSLWLAFSRYGKITLGKEGEPPEFKTVSWVAMMFSAGMGIGLMFYGVSEPLTHYTSPPPGTNPADSGAKMETSMATTLFHWTLHPWAIYAVVGLAIAYSVFRRGRRQTISAVFTPLIGEKNANGPLGRAIDVLAIFATLFGSAASLGLGALQIGSGVEEVGWMSNVGTGVLVVIIAVLTLAFILSAVSGVAKGIQWLSNINMVLAALLVVFLFVAGPTVLMLDLLPTSIGSFFGDLPQMASRTEASSGDGILAWLSANSVFYWAWWISWTPFVGMFIARISRGRTIRQFVGGVILVPSVVSLIWFAIFGGTAMHLQEGGAKLTDEATPEGQLFAVLREYPIAGATTLIVMILVGIFFVSGADAASIVMGTLSQKGTMEPTRMVVIFWGVLTGAVAAIMLLIGEGGDTALTGLKNLTILAAVPFALVMVALCVALMRDLRRDALILRSEKGEEAVEMAVIAGHTQYDGDFEIRIGPGSDVSIEDVRNRADALMQEEEENGSDGAEEVTGGTRKE, from the coding sequence CTGGTCCCGGACTCAGTCAGCCAGCATTCCCCTTTGGCTCCCCAAACAGACAAGGTTGTATTCGGCGTCACCGCGGCGCTGACGCTCGCGTTCATCATCTGGGGCGCGGTCGCGACGGATTCCCTCGAGGACGCGTCGACCTCGATGCTGGACAGCGTGATGAAGAACGCGGGCTGGGCGTTCGTTCTCGCGGCGTCCGGATTCGTGGTCTTCTCGCTGTGGCTGGCCTTCAGCCGTTACGGAAAGATCACCCTCGGTAAGGAGGGTGAGCCGCCGGAGTTCAAGACGGTTTCCTGGGTCGCGATGATGTTCAGCGCGGGCATGGGCATCGGCTTGATGTTCTACGGCGTGAGCGAGCCCCTGACGCACTACACCTCTCCGCCGCCCGGCACGAATCCGGCGGACTCGGGCGCCAAGATGGAAACGTCGATGGCGACCACGCTGTTCCACTGGACGCTCCATCCGTGGGCGATCTACGCGGTGGTCGGTCTCGCGATCGCTTACAGCGTCTTCCGCCGCGGCCGGCGCCAGACGATCAGCGCCGTGTTCACCCCGCTCATCGGCGAGAAGAACGCGAACGGCCCCCTCGGGCGTGCCATCGACGTGCTGGCGATCTTCGCGACCCTGTTCGGCTCCGCCGCTTCGCTGGGTCTCGGCGCGCTGCAGATCGGCAGCGGTGTCGAGGAGGTGGGCTGGATGTCGAACGTGGGCACCGGCGTGCTCGTCGTCATCATCGCCGTGCTGACCCTGGCGTTCATCCTGTCCGCGGTGTCCGGTGTGGCCAAGGGCATCCAGTGGCTGTCCAACATCAACATGGTGCTGGCGGCGCTGCTGGTCGTGTTCCTCTTCGTGGCCGGCCCGACCGTCCTGATGCTCGACCTGCTGCCGACGTCGATCGGCTCGTTCTTCGGCGACCTGCCGCAGATGGCATCCCGTACGGAGGCCAGCAGCGGCGACGGCATCCTCGCGTGGCTGTCCGCCAACTCGGTCTTCTACTGGGCCTGGTGGATCTCCTGGACGCCCTTCGTCGGCATGTTCATCGCGCGCATCAGCCGCGGCCGTACGATCCGGCAGTTCGTCGGCGGCGTCATCCTCGTGCCGAGCGTCGTCAGCCTGATCTGGTTCGCGATCTTCGGTGGCACGGCGATGCACCTCCAGGAGGGCGGCGCGAAGCTGACCGACGAGGCGACGCCCGAGGGTCAGCTCTTCGCCGTGCTGCGGGAGTACCCGATCGCCGGCGCGACCACCCTGATCGTGATGATCCTGGTGGGCATCTTCTTCGTCTCCGGCGCGGACGCGGCCTCCATCGTGATGGGCACGCTCTCGCAGAAGGGGACCATGGAGCCGACCCGCATGGTCGTCATCTTCTGGGGTGTGCTGACCGGTGCGGTCGCCGCGATCATGCTGCTGATCGGCGAGGGAGGGGATACGGCGCTCACGGGCCTGAAGAACCTCACGATTCTCGCCGCGGTGCCGTTCGCCCTCGTCATGGTCGCGTTGTGTGTGGCGCTCATGCGCGACCTGCGCCGCGACGCGCTGATCCTGCGCAGCGAGAAGGGCGAGGAGGCCGTCGAGATGGCGGTCATCGCCGGGCACACGCAGTACGACGGCGACTTCGAGATCCGGATCGGTCCGGGCAGCGACGTCTCCATCGAGGACGTACGCAACCGGGCCGACGCTCTCATGCAGGAGGAAGAGGAGAACGGGAGCGACGGTGCCGAGGAAGTGACGGGCGGCACCCGTAAGGAGTGA
- a CDS encoding SDR family NAD(P)-dependent oxidoreductase gives MTTTRTAVITGASSGIGAATARRLAAEGFRVILTARRADRIEALAAELTGAGHQAEAYALDVTDRAAVDAFAAGLDGCDVLFNNAGGALGADPVASADPADWRQMYEVNVLGVLHMTQALLPALAASPTDEGTVVVLSSTAGHGTYEGGAGYAAAKHGAHVLAETLRLELCGHPVRVVEIAPGMVKTDEFALTRFRGDESKAAKVYEGVAAPLTADDVADTVGWAVTRPPHVNVDLLIVRPRAQASNTKVHREG, from the coding sequence ATGACGACCACACGTACCGCAGTCATCACAGGAGCCAGCAGCGGTATCGGTGCCGCCACCGCGCGTCGGCTCGCCGCGGAGGGCTTCCGCGTCATCCTCACCGCACGCCGCGCCGACCGCATCGAGGCGCTGGCCGCCGAGCTGACCGGGGCCGGGCACCAGGCCGAGGCGTACGCGCTCGACGTCACCGACCGCGCCGCCGTGGACGCCTTCGCAGCCGGCCTGGACGGCTGCGACGTGCTGTTCAACAACGCGGGCGGCGCCCTCGGCGCCGACCCCGTCGCGAGCGCCGACCCCGCCGACTGGCGGCAGATGTACGAGGTCAACGTGCTCGGCGTGCTGCACATGACGCAGGCGCTGCTGCCCGCGCTGGCCGCCTCGCCCACGGACGAGGGCACGGTCGTCGTCCTCTCCTCCACCGCGGGCCACGGCACGTACGAGGGCGGCGCCGGCTACGCCGCGGCGAAGCACGGCGCGCACGTGCTCGCGGAGACGCTGCGGCTCGAGCTGTGCGGCCATCCCGTACGGGTCGTCGAGATCGCGCCCGGCATGGTGAAGACGGACGAGTTCGCGCTCACCCGCTTCCGCGGCGACGAGTCGAAGGCGGCGAAGGTGTACGAGGGTGTCGCCGCGCCGCTGACGGCCGACGACGTCGCGGACACCGTCGGCTGGGCGGTCACCCGGCCGCCGCACGTGAACGTGGACCTGCTGATCGTCCGCCCGCGCGCGCAGGCGTCCAACACGAAGGTCCACCGCGAGGGTTGA
- a CDS encoding RtcB family protein: protein MSYTEVPGARVPIRMWADPATVEDGAMQQLRNVSTLPWIKGLAVMPDVHYGKGATVGSVIAMHGAVCPAAVGVDIGCGMSAVKTSLTENDLPGDLSRLRSKIEQAIPVGRGMHDAPVDPARLHGFPTAGWDDFWSRFDGVAESVKFRQERATKQMGTLGSGNHFCEVCIDTSGSVWLMLHSGSRNIGKELAEHHIGVARDLPHNQGLVDRDLAVFVADTPQMAAYRHDLFWAQEYARNNRAIMMGLLQDVVRKEFRKAKPAFESVISCHHNYVAEERYDGMDLLVTRKGAIRAGSGDYGIIPGSMGTGSYIVKGLGNADAFHSASHGAGRRMSRNAAKKRFSARDLEEQTRGVECRKDSGVVDEIPGAYKPIEQVIDRQRDLVEVVAKLKQVVCVKG from the coding sequence ATGTCGTACACGGAAGTGCCCGGTGCCCGGGTGCCGATCCGGATGTGGGCCGACCCGGCCACGGTGGAAGACGGCGCGATGCAGCAGCTGCGCAACGTCTCCACGCTCCCCTGGATCAAGGGCCTCGCGGTCATGCCCGACGTGCACTACGGCAAGGGTGCGACGGTCGGTTCCGTCATCGCGATGCACGGGGCGGTCTGCCCGGCGGCGGTCGGCGTCGACATCGGCTGCGGCATGTCCGCCGTCAAGACCTCGCTGACGGAGAACGACCTGCCGGGCGACCTCTCCCGGCTGCGCTCCAAGATCGAGCAGGCGATCCCGGTGGGCCGCGGCATGCACGACGCACCCGTGGACCCGGCCCGGCTGCACGGCTTCCCGACCGCGGGCTGGGACGACTTCTGGTCGCGCTTCGACGGGGTGGCCGAGTCGGTGAAGTTCCGTCAGGAGCGGGCGACAAAGCAGATGGGCACGCTCGGCTCGGGCAACCACTTCTGCGAGGTATGCATTGATACGTCCGGTTCTGTGTGGCTGATGCTGCACTCCGGCTCGCGGAACATCGGCAAGGAGCTCGCCGAGCACCACATCGGCGTCGCCCGTGACCTGCCGCACAACCAGGGCCTCGTAGACCGCGACCTCGCCGTCTTCGTGGCGGACACCCCGCAGATGGCGGCGTACCGGCACGACCTGTTCTGGGCGCAGGAGTACGCCAGGAACAACCGGGCGATCATGATGGGGCTGCTCCAGGACGTCGTACGCAAGGAGTTCAGGAAGGCCAAGCCGGCGTTCGAGTCCGTGATCTCCTGCCACCACAACTACGTGGCGGAGGAGCGGTACGACGGGATGGACCTGCTCGTCACCCGCAAGGGCGCCATTCGCGCGGGCAGCGGCGACTACGGCATCATCCCCGGCTCGATGGGCACGGGCTCGTACATCGTCAAGGGCCTGGGCAACGCCGACGCCTTCCACTCCGCCTCGCACGGCGCGGGCCGGCGGATGAGCCGCAACGCCGCGAAGAAGCGGTTCTCGGCCCGCGACCTGGAGGAGCAGACGCGGGGCGTCGAGTGCCGCAAGGACTCGGGCGTGGTGGATGAAATCCCGGGCGCGTACAAGCCCATCGAGCAGGTCATCGACCGGCAGCGGGACCTGGTCGAGGTCGTCGCGAAGCTGAAGCAGGTCGTCTGCGTGAAGGGCTGA
- a CDS encoding YnfA family protein, with translation MLIARSIALFVLAALLEIGGAWLVWQGIRDHRGWIWIGAGILALGAYGFVATLQPDANFGRVLAAYGGVFVAGSLAWGMVADGFRPDRWDVLGALVCLAGVGLIMYAPRNG, from the coding sequence ATGCTCATCGCCCGTTCCATCGCGCTCTTCGTGCTCGCCGCGCTGCTCGAGATCGGCGGCGCCTGGCTGGTCTGGCAGGGTATCCGCGATCACCGTGGATGGATCTGGATCGGAGCCGGAATCTTGGCGCTCGGCGCCTACGGGTTCGTCGCCACCCTCCAGCCCGACGCCAACTTCGGGCGGGTCCTGGCCGCGTACGGCGGAGTGTTCGTGGCCGGCTCGCTGGCCTGGGGCATGGTCGCGGACGGCTTCCGCCCGGACCGCTGGGACGTGCTGGGGGCGCTGGTGTGCCTCGCGGGGGTCGGGCTCATCATGTACGCGCCGAGGAACGGCTGA